The genomic segment AAATGCTTTGTGGGATACTTGTAAAACCATTCTCTGGCCCCTCAATTACAAACATCAATGAACCAAATACCGAAACAAGAATTGCAACCGTACTAAAGAAAATGAAAATTTTTCTTTTAGCCATGAGCAGAGAACGTAAGAGAATATTAGAATCTTGTAAATAGCGGACTAATTTTAATACTCTAAAGATCCTCATTACTCGTAATAATCGAATAATGGCAATATAACTAGCACTAGGGAAAAACAGAGCTAAATAAGTAGGTAATATCGCCAGTAGATCAATAACACCATAAAAACTACGGGCATAAGAACGAGGTTTAGGTGAGCAATAGAGCCGAAAAAGATATTCAAGTGTAAAAATTGCAGTAAAGGTGTATTCAAGTCGCCACAGTATATGACCATAACTAGCATTGATAGAACTAATAGAATCTAAAACTAAAGTTGCTTGAGAGGTGAGGATTAAGATAATCAACATGATATCAAATCGTTTACCAGCTTTAGTATGTGTACCAAAAATAATGGTATATAGATAATGTTTCATACGTTGTTTTTTCATAGCTACCAATAAGTGAACGGTTTGAATAAAGCGTAATAAATTGTCTTTACTATAATAGTAATCTAAATAATTGAGCATTTTACCTTGCTCAAATCGAGCATACCTAATAAATAGTCAGCTTTACTAGTTATTTTAACTCACTTTGTCCTTGTCTAAGTTTTTAGGGAATTTTCTGAACGATTTTCTGAGTAAATATTCACCTAGATTGGAATGACTGTGCCTACCTTTATATCCCAATTGTAAAATATTCATCATAAAGTGATCTGGAACAGGTTATTTTAGTGATAAATGATGTGATTTTATTATCAGTTATACTACTCTTTAGTGGCACGGAGATTTCGCCATAATTTGTCATTTTCAGCCTGATATATGTAATTTTATTACAGTTAGTGTTAGCTTAAATGATGCTTTTATTACTAGTGTACTTTTTGATGTGGATCGTAAGTTGTATTAAGTATGTGATGTGAAAGGTCTTTTTATTGAGATACCCGTTAGGGGTAAGACGAAAGTGGTAAATATTTTCCGATAACTGATCTGAATCAATACTTTTAAAATTGTGAAAGAATATAATCAGTTTTGAAAGCAATTTACTAAGTAAGCAAAGCAAGGTAACCAGAAATGAATGGTTAAGCTTAATCGCTTGAAAGGATGTAAAAGCAAAATCCTTACTAAATAGTTTTTAACGATTTTTATAATTTTTATTTTTAGGAGAAACAATATGCCTGTAACTAATTTAGCTGAACTTGATGCTCTAGTAGCACGCGTTAAAGCGGCGCAAAAAGAATTTGCGAACTTTCCTCAAGAGAAAGTTGATGCAATCTTCCGTGCAGCATCTCTAGCAGCTTCAACAGCTCGTATTGAACTAGCAAAAATGGCAGCAACTGAATCTGGCATGGGTATCATGGAAGATAAAGTTATCAAAAACCACTTTGCTTCTGAGTTTATTTACAATAAGTACAAAGATGAATTAACGTGTGGCATCATCGACCGTAACGATGAAGGTGGCACGATCACTATTGCTGAACCTCTAGGTATTGTTTGTGCAATCGTTCCAACGACAAACCCTACTTCAACGGCAATCTTTAAAGCGTTAATCTGTCTTAAAACTCGTAATGGTTGTATCTTCTCACCACACCCACGCGCTAAAAATGCAACTAACTACGCAGCTAAAGTTGTATTAGATGCTGCAATTCAAGCTGGCGCACCAAAAGACATCATTGGTTGGATTGACCAACCATCTGTTGAATTATCAAATGGCCTAATGAAGCATGATGATATCAACATGATCCTTGCTACTGGTGGTCCAGGCATGGTTAAAGCGGCTTACTCTTCAGGTAAACCTGCAATCGGTGTTGGCGCGGGTAATACTCCTGTAGTTATCGACGAAACTGCTGATATCAAACGTGCTGTTTCTTCTATCTTAATGTCTAAAACATTCGATAATGGTGTTATCTGTGCTTCTGAGCAAGCGGCAATCGTTGTTGAATCTATCTACGACGAAGTTAAAGCTCGTTTCGCTAAATACGGCGCGGTTGTTCTAAGCAAAGAAGATGCAAATAAAGTACGTAAAGTATTACTTATCGATGGCGCACTTAACGCTAAAATCGTTGGTCAACCAGCATACAAAATTGCTGAGCTAGCAAATGTTAAAGTACCGACTTCTACTAAAATTCTTATTGGTGAAGGCTTAGAAGCTTCATGGGATGACGAATTTGCTCATGAAAAACTATCTCCAACATTAGGTCTATTCAAAGCGAAAAACTTTGAAGATGCTGTGCGTCAAGCGGGTATCGTATTAGACATAGGCGGTGTTGGTCATACTTCAGTTCTTTATACTGACCAAGATAACAACGAAGAGCGTATCGCGTACTTCGGCGACAAGATGAAAACAGCTCGTATTCTTGTTAATACACCAGCATCTCAAGGTGGTATCGGTGACCTTTACAACTTCGAATTAGCACCTTCATTAACGTTAGGTTGTGGTTCTTGGGGTGGTAACGCTATCTCTGAAAACGTAGGTCCTAAGCACCTTATCAACAAGAAAATTGTAGCTAAGCGAGCAGAAAATATGTTGTGGCATAAACTACCAAAATCTATCTACTTCCGTCGCGGCTGTTTACCAATCGCAATGACTGACCTTGAAGGTAAAAAACGAGCATTAATCGTTACTGACCGTTTCTTATTTAACAACGGTTATATCGATGACCTACGCTCAATCTTAAAAGAAAAAGGCATGGAAGTTGAAGTTTTCCATGAAGTAGAAGCGGATCCAACATTAGCAGTAGTTAAAGCCGGTGCTGAAGCATGTGCAAGCTACCAACCTGATGTTATCTTAGCAGTTGGTGGTGGTTCACCGATGGATGCAGCGAAAATCATGTGGGTTATGTACGAGCACCCAGAAACT from the Aliivibrio wodanis genome contains:
- a CDS encoding putative ion transport protein, translating into MKKQRMKHYLYTIIFGTHTKAGKRFDIMLIILILTSQATLVLDSISSINASYGHILWRLEYTFTAIFTLEYLFRLYCSPKPRSYARSFYGVIDLLAILPTYLALFFPSASYIAIIRLLRVMRIFRVLKLVRYLQDSNILLRSLLMAKRKIFIFFSTVAILVSVFGSLMFVIEGPENGFTSIPQSIYWAIVTITTVGYGDLVPHTALGKAIASITMLLGYSILAVPTGIITAELNQEMNTHRNLVRCPNCLKSGHESDSIHCRHCGGQLPEPESRVITNHS
- the adhE gene encoding aldehyde-alcohol dehydrogenase, with the translated sequence MPVTNLAELDALVARVKAAQKEFANFPQEKVDAIFRAASLAASTARIELAKMAATESGMGIMEDKVIKNHFASEFIYNKYKDELTCGIIDRNDEGGTITIAEPLGIVCAIVPTTNPTSTAIFKALICLKTRNGCIFSPHPRAKNATNYAAKVVLDAAIQAGAPKDIIGWIDQPSVELSNGLMKHDDINMILATGGPGMVKAAYSSGKPAIGVGAGNTPVVIDETADIKRAVSSILMSKTFDNGVICASEQAAIVVESIYDEVKARFAKYGAVVLSKEDANKVRKVLLIDGALNAKIVGQPAYKIAELANVKVPTSTKILIGEGLEASWDDEFAHEKLSPTLGLFKAKNFEDAVRQAGIVLDIGGVGHTSVLYTDQDNNEERIAYFGDKMKTARILVNTPASQGGIGDLYNFELAPSLTLGCGSWGGNAISENVGPKHLINKKIVAKRAENMLWHKLPKSIYFRRGCLPIAMTDLEGKKRALIVTDRFLFNNGYIDDLRSILKEKGMEVEVFHEVEADPTLAVVKAGAEACASYQPDVILAVGGGSPMDAAKIMWVMYEHPETDFEDLSMRFMDIRKRIYKFPKMGQKAELVCITTTSGTGSEVTPFAVVTDEKTGQKYPLADYELTPNMAVVDANLVMDMPKSLCAFGGYDAVTHALEAYVSVLANEYSDGHALQSLKMLKEYLPSSYANGKKDPIAREKVHNAATIAGMSFAQSFLGVCHSMAHKLGAEFHIPHGLANALLIANTVRFNATNNPTKQAAFSQYDRPKARARYAEIAEHLGYREGNTETKVNALLGWLEELKTALDIPLSIQAAGVNEAEFMAKVDSIAEDAFDDQCTGANPRYPLIKELKEVLIASYYGTAYADVMDAPEVKEEVKAKKAKK